A portion of the Apus apus isolate bApuApu2 chromosome 3, bApuApu2.pri.cur, whole genome shotgun sequence genome contains these proteins:
- the GJA1 gene encoding gap junction alpha-1 protein — protein MGDWSALGKLLDKVQAYSTAGGKVWLSVLFIFRILLLGTAVESAWGDEQSAFRCNTQQPGCENVCYDKSFPISHVRFWVLQIIFVSVPTLLYLAHVFYVMRKEEKLNKREEELKVVQNDGVNVDMHLKQIEIKKFKYGIEEHGKVKMRGGLLRTYIISILFKSVFEVAFLLIQWYIYGFSLNAIYTCERDPCPHRVDCFLSRPTEKTIFILFMLVVSLVSLALNIIELFYVFFKGVKDRVKGKTDPYSHSGAMSPSKDCGSPKYAYYNGCSSPTAPLSPMSPPGYKLVTGDRNNSSCRNYNKQASEQNWANYSAEQNRMGQAGSTISNSHAQPFDFSDEHQNAKKLASGHELQPLTIVDQRPPSRASSRASSRPRPDDLEI, from the coding sequence ATGGGTGATTGGAGTGCCTTGGGAAAACTTCTTGACAAGGTTCAAGCCTATTCTACTGCAGGAGGGAAAGTATGGCTGTCTGTCCTCTTTATTTTCCGAATCTTGCTACTGGGGACAGCAGTCGAATCTGCTTGGGGAGATGAACAATCAGCTTTCCGGTGCAACACTCAACAGCCTGGTTGTGAGAACGTCTGCTATGACAAGTCCTTCCCCATCTCCCATGTACGCTTCTGGGTTCTGCAGATCATATTTGTGTCTGTACCTACCCTTTTGTACCTAGCACATGTGTTCTATGTAatgaggaaagaagagaaactgaacaaaagagaagaagagCTCAAGGTGGTTCAAAATGATGGTGTGAATGTGGATATGCACCTCAAGCAAAtagaaattaagaaattcaAGTATGGGATCGAAGAGCATGGCAAAGTGAAGATGCGTGGGGGACTGCTCCGTACTTACATCATCAGCATCCTGTTTAAATCTGTCTTTGAGGTGGCTTTTTTGCTTATACAGTGGTACATTTATGGGTTTAGCCTGAATGCCATCTACACCTGTGAGCGAGACCCATGCCCGCACAGAGTGGACTGTTTCCTCTCCCGTCCAACTGAGAAAACCATCTTCATCCTCTTCATGCTGGTCGTGTCTTTGGTGTCTCTTGCCTTGAACATCATTGAGCTTTTCTATGTGTTCTTCAAGGGTGTCAAGGATCGTGTGAAAGGGAAAACCGACCCATACTCCCACAGTGGTGCCATGAGCCCTTCTAAGGACTGCGGCTCCCCCAAATACGCTTATTACAATGGCTGCTCCTCCCCGACCGCCCCCTTGTCTCCCATGTCTCCCCCAGGGTACAAGCTCGTTACTGGAGACAGAAACAATTCCTCCTGTCGTAACTACAATAAGCAAGCCAGCGAGCAAAACTGGGCCAACTACAGTGCGGAACAGAACAGAAtggggcaggctggcagcacCATCTCCAACTCGCATGCCCAGCCCTTCGACTTCTCTGATGAGCACCAGAACGCTAAAAAACTGGCATCGGGACATGAGCTGCAACCTCTCACCATTGTGGACCAGAGgcctcccagcagagccagcagccgAGCCAGCAGCAGACCTCGACCTGATGACCTGGAGATCTAA